The nucleotide sequence AGAAGCTTCTAACATCTAAACCCAAGGGTGTCAAGAAAAAAATTAGATTTCTCTGACTTTTTATTTTAATCTTATTTATCATATAGATATATCATTGGAAAGTGATATGACTTTAAGTTTTTCGGAAGGATATTGCCGGCTGATAAATAAAGAGGCCAAGCATCGCTTGCCCTCTTTTGAGAAATAAAACCCTTTAAATAATGTATTCTTATAAATTTTACCACCCCTTAATCCCCTCCTAACTCTTTGACAGGGGGGGAGATAAAGCTCCTCCCCTAATTTAGGGGAGGTTGGGTGGGGTACTTATCAAAGATCCCGTTTATGAATTTTGAGCATGAATTGTTTTTTCACATCCGTTTTCTAACGCCTTAAAGTTATTATATAAGCGTAAGGGGTAAATGTCAGCTTTATATGCATCTTCTTAATAAGGCAAATATAATCTGCGCAAGATCATTTGTGGGCTAAAATAAATTATTTCCGAGTAATTTTGAATTTAACCGCTGACAATCTTATTTTTTTGTGCCTGGATATTTTTTAAATAATCATTGATATCAATTTTCAGTTTATCAAGTACCGCTTTTTGTTTATCATTATAAGGGATAAAATATTCATAAACACGACGTTCCAATATAGAATTTTCAAGGTCATGGCAAAGTGAAAGGGCTTTAATTTCATTTAATTCATTATTCCGCAGCTGATCTTTAATATCCTGAATGCTCTCCATAAACGTATACAAAGTGTACGTTTTGGTCTTTTTTTCATCAAATCCCATTTTTTCCTGCTTAACCTGGTCACACAACTCTTCAATCTGTTGGAGCCTGTACAGCTTTTCCTCTGACAAATTACTCCAGAATTCCTCATTTTGATAAAATTTTTCCGAAATCTCCTTGTAAAGTTCCGAAAGTGCAAGCTCTTTGTCTTTCAGCAAATCCAGAATCTTTTGCTGGTAATCTTTTAATGGCATAAAGATACCCTCTCAAACAGTTTAAAACTCATTTTTATATAATTATACCACAAAAAAATTAACAATATGCTTTTATGAAAAAATATATTCAGTTTATTTAAAATTTTCTCATTTCCTTTACTCAATACTCCAAGACACCTCTTGCAAAATGCATAGACAGATTGTCATCTGTGATTTAACATAAAGAGACATATCCCGTAATCAAAATTTTACAGTAAACAGGAATTTACGGAATGAAAGATGAGAAAAAGGCAATCTGGGGATGGGCTTTTTACGACTGGGCAAACAGTGCATTCGCCACTACCGTTATGGCGGGGTTTTTCCCGTTATTTTTCAAAAAGTTTTGGGCTGTTAATCTCAGTTTCCAGAAAAGTACATTCTACCTTGGTACAGCCAACTCCCTTTCTGCAGTCATAATAGCTGTACTTGCGCCTTTCTTGGGAGCCGCTGGAGATAAAGGGAGTATGAAAAAGAAGATGCTCATCTGTTTCGCATTTCTGGGAATAGTAAACACCTTCTCTCTTTTCGCTGTATCCGAAGGAGAGTGGCTGCCGGCTCTCCTTTTTTATTTCACAGCATACGTTGGATTCGCCGGAGGCAACCTGTTTTATGATTCCCTTATTACCGATGTTGCTACAATTAAAAAAAGGGATGTCGTTTCATCACTTGGTTTTGCCCTCGGTTACATTGGTGGAGGAATTTTATTTCTTACAAATGTCTTAATGTATTTAAAGCCGTCAGTTTTTGGAATTCCTGACAGTACAACCGCTGTTCGGATTGCATTTATATCCGTTGCCTGCTGGTGGGCTGTTTTTAGTATTCCTTTAATTCTTTTTGTTAAGGAACCAAAAAGTAAAATTCATATATCTCTCATCGGCTCATTTCATTCGGGGTGGAGACAGCTTAAAGATACGTTTAAACATATAAAGCAGTACAAGCAGGCAGTACTTTTCCTTATAGCATACTGGTTCTATATAGACGGCGTTTACACAATCATAAAAATGGCAGTGGATTACGGTGCAAGTATGAATTTTCCTTCTGAATCCCTCATTAAAGCTTTGCTGCTGGTGCAGTTTGTGGCATTCCCAGCAGCGCTCATTTACGGTTGGATCGGGGTCAGAATAGGTGTAAAAAAAGCCCTCCTCGTAGGAATTATTGCATACTGTTTTATCACAGTTTTCGGTTTTGTTATGCAGGAAATATGGCAATTTTATACAATAGCAGTATTAGTCGGACTTTTTCAGGGTGGACTACAGGCATTAAGCAGGAGCTTTTTTGCCCGGCTGATTCCGAATGATAAATCAGGGGAATTTTTCGGTTTCTATAATATGCTGGGAAAATTTGCCGCCGTATTGGGGCCATTTATGATGGGATTGGTTGCTCTATTCAGCGGCAGTAACCGTTACAGTATTCTTTCTTTAATCATCCTGTTCGCAGCAGGAGCACTTATTCTTACCCGAGTCGACAGCGACCGGACTACTTAATACATATTCTTATTTTATTCTGCTACTCTCCCATTTCTTAGAGTTATGATAATAGCGCAACGTTATCGTTGAGATGGTGAAGGGTGAAATTGGGAGATAGAAAAATGGTAAAATAGCATCAACCACCAAGCATCATGGGGTAATAAGACTCAGACGCATTATATAATAAACCTCTTTAGTCATAATATATGAGGTTGGCAACTCAACTACCTTAACTACCTCAAATACATCTAACGACCTCTCCTTCAAGCACTACAACTAACATATTATCTAATTTTATAAATGTGAAAATTTTGGTGATTGCCAATTAAGTTATGTAAGTGTAAAATAGAAAATCAAAATATCATATATAACAAAGTCCGATGGAGACCCAAATGTCTGAAATAGAAATAGCAAACGGCTATATCCCTGGATCTATAGGCAGAGTTGTAGAGATGCACGGAAGTTACTATTACCAAAACTGGGATTTCGGCGTTTTCTTCGAGTCAAAAATAGCCCGTGAGCTTGCCGAGTTTATAGACCGCTATGATGAAAACAGAGACGGATTCTGGAGTGCTATCTTAAACAACCGCATCGAAGGTTCAATAACAATAGATGGAATTGACGCTGAAAGCAATGGGGCACATCTCCGTTGGTTTATTATGTCAGATGTTCTGAGAGGTAAAGGAACAGGCGGCAAGCTAATGGAAAAAGCTGTTACATTCTGCCAACAAAAACGTTATCCCAAAATTTATTTATGGACGTTCAGAGGCTTAAATGCTGCCCGGCATCTTTATGAAAAATTCGGTTTCACCCTTATTAGTGAACATGAAGATGAAGGATGGGGTACTAAAGTTTATGCCCAGAAATTTGAGCTGCTGCTCTGATAATATATTGTACTAATCCCATATACTCTGTCCGATTAAATAATCAACTTATCCGCCACTTACATCTTTCAGCCATATTTTATTTATAGCATTGTAAATTCATTGAAAATGATATGGCAAATGAAAAGAGAATATATTATAATATAAGTGTGGAGCAGTTCTTTAACAGTTAATTGTCAAAAGGAGGTACTATGTCCGAAATAATTATTGTAACGGACGCAGGATACTTCGAAGCTTATGAGGTAATTGAGGAAATCATGGAATCTCCGAGACTGGAAATGATTAAAAAATTTGCAAACGTTGATGCAAGGACTAAATTCAGCGAAAAAGTTTCAGATCAAGCCGGACGTTTCGGAAGAGATCAGGGCGGAGGGAATGTGGTGAAAAGCTACGGAGAACCACATAACCTTGAACAGGAAATCGAAAAAAATGTTATCAAAACAATTGTCGAGGAAATCAACAAAATAATCAACAAACATAAACCGAAAAAATGGTACCTGGCTGCTGAAAAAACCATAAACAAACGTATTGTGGAGCAGCTGGATGACAATGTCAGAGGTTCTCTGGCAAAAAACGTAAAAGCAGATCTTACAAAAAAAGGAAAAAAGGAGCTTCTATCTTATTTTAAATAAATAGAGGTATTTTAGGTAGTTGAGGTAATTAAAGGTATTTGAAGTTTACCCTTTTAAATACTTTCAAAGGCAGCCCATCACAAATGGGTTTAGCAGGGTAGTTGAGGTGCCAACCGCGCACACAAAATTTTACCTTGGTTATTTTATGTAAAACACTATAAAAATTATGGTACTAAAGATTGTATTAGATTGAAGATTTGTGTGCGTGGTATTTGAAGTAATAAGGGGATTAGTGGATAAGTGCTGTGTTCTGTGAAATAACCAAAGTAGATGAATGTATTCAAAACTTAAAACTTAACACTATCTCACTAATAAAGCTACATTGCCAAGCAAGTACTTAAA is from Flexistipes sinusarabici DSM 4947 and encodes:
- a CDS encoding MFS transporter, producing the protein MKDEKKAIWGWAFYDWANSAFATTVMAGFFPLFFKKFWAVNLSFQKSTFYLGTANSLSAVIIAVLAPFLGAAGDKGSMKKKMLICFAFLGIVNTFSLFAVSEGEWLPALLFYFTAYVGFAGGNLFYDSLITDVATIKKRDVVSSLGFALGYIGGGILFLTNVLMYLKPSVFGIPDSTTAVRIAFISVACWWAVFSIPLILFVKEPKSKIHISLIGSFHSGWRQLKDTFKHIKQYKQAVLFLIAYWFYIDGVYTIIKMAVDYGASMNFPSESLIKALLLVQFVAFPAALIYGWIGVRIGVKKALLVGIIAYCFITVFGFVMQEIWQFYTIAVLVGLFQGGLQALSRSFFARLIPNDKSGEFFGFYNMLGKFAAVLGPFMMGLVALFSGSNRYSILSLIILFAAGALILTRVDSDRTT
- a CDS encoding GNAT family N-acetyltransferase codes for the protein MSEIEIANGYIPGSIGRVVEMHGSYYYQNWDFGVFFESKIARELAEFIDRYDENRDGFWSAILNNRIEGSITIDGIDAESNGAHLRWFIMSDVLRGKGTGGKLMEKAVTFCQQKRYPKIYLWTFRGLNAARHLYEKFGFTLISEHEDEGWGTKVYAQKFELLL
- a CDS encoding host attachment protein; its protein translation is MSEIIIVTDAGYFEAYEVIEEIMESPRLEMIKKFANVDARTKFSEKVSDQAGRFGRDQGGGNVVKSYGEPHNLEQEIEKNVIKTIVEEINKIINKHKPKKWYLAAEKTINKRIVEQLDDNVRGSLAKNVKADLTKKGKKELLSYFK